In one window of Tellurirhabdus rosea DNA:
- a CDS encoding PspC domain-containing protein yields MKKTISINISGVIFHIEEDGYDKLKNYLTSIQQYFSTYEDSQEIITDIENRIAEKLHNKLKTDQKGAVTLDDVNELIRSMGTVADFVAVEEEEILVGAGANSAKQAYGSEGARSGSNPAGTPPPPPNQTYSAPRKLYRDLRRKLLGGVASGIANYFNIDPVWVRLIFLTLFFALPPIGQEVGAGISGLTLILYIAMWVSFPGSVTLDDDKSVKKFYRNPDDKVLGGVASGLGAYFGIDPGVIRLLFVLTIFLFGTGLLAYLILWIISPEAKSMTEKMEMKGQPITLTNIEHNVKRSLNINETSGQESTLTKVLLFPFRLIAAVVNGLGRVLGPLLRGFGAVVRVFIGLLLIVTGGSIAIAALALLGVALGMQNVGIETGDFPIELLQQDISGPMLLAAFVAMFIPGLALGVLGATLVSRRAFFSRNIGLGMLALWFLSVLGLAIAIPPLVADFRRTGVVEQKSPLAIATVPTFILNDMDGGTSFRPSIELEGYDGTVMQVVKRLRSQGPSRQQAQQYASLAIYNFSVQDSTVRFDSEYELKPGSKFRGQDVDVTVLIPYEKPFRMDEEFARFIRNEFGQREIERMKTSLWKFTKADGLVNVGGARDLDRYENDDDFDTDDAVSQALRDEFGSDFDQRGEFSRQFNVGNFDKMNIGGAFVVRVRRGDTIKVVADGREEDLDDLRIEANGGELSVEFRDNSLFRLKDRKRIGLTITMPTIREAEFSGATQVSVAGFENVETLDLGLSGASKAQVDMKVRTLKLEVNGASKAFLRGRMENLDADLSGASELDATEAQVGKADVEASGASSADFGQVRDLNSRTSGASQVHGQEASQPMPQ; encoded by the coding sequence ATGAAAAAGACCATCAGCATCAATATCAGCGGCGTCATCTTCCATATCGAGGAGGACGGCTATGACAAGCTGAAAAATTACCTGACGTCGATTCAGCAGTACTTCTCCACCTACGAAGACAGTCAGGAAATCATTACCGACATCGAAAACCGCATCGCTGAAAAGCTGCACAATAAACTCAAAACCGACCAGAAAGGGGCCGTTACGCTCGACGACGTGAACGAACTCATCCGTTCGATGGGCACCGTGGCCGACTTTGTGGCCGTCGAGGAAGAGGAAATCCTGGTGGGTGCCGGGGCCAACAGCGCCAAACAGGCGTACGGCTCCGAGGGCGCCCGCTCCGGCAGCAATCCGGCCGGTACGCCTCCGCCCCCGCCGAACCAGACCTACAGCGCCCCGCGGAAGCTGTACCGCGACCTGCGCCGCAAACTGCTCGGTGGCGTAGCTTCGGGCATTGCCAACTACTTCAACATCGATCCGGTCTGGGTCCGGCTGATTTTCCTGACCCTGTTTTTCGCCCTGCCGCCGATCGGGCAGGAAGTGGGAGCGGGCATCTCCGGCCTTACGCTGATCCTGTACATCGCCATGTGGGTGTCGTTTCCCGGCTCGGTTACGCTGGACGACGACAAGAGCGTGAAGAAATTTTACCGGAACCCCGACGACAAAGTGCTGGGCGGGGTAGCTTCCGGCCTGGGCGCGTACTTCGGCATCGACCCGGGCGTCATCCGGCTGCTGTTCGTCCTGACCATCTTTCTGTTCGGAACGGGTCTGCTGGCCTACCTGATTCTGTGGATCATTTCGCCGGAGGCCAAAAGCATGACGGAAAAAATGGAGATGAAGGGGCAACCCATCACGCTGACCAACATCGAGCACAACGTGAAGCGGAGCCTGAATATCAACGAAACGTCGGGGCAGGAAAGCACGCTGACCAAAGTCCTGCTGTTTCCCTTTCGCCTGATCGCGGCGGTCGTCAACGGACTGGGGCGGGTGCTGGGGCCTCTGCTGCGCGGCTTTGGCGCGGTGGTGCGGGTCTTTATCGGCCTGCTGCTGATCGTCACGGGCGGCTCCATCGCCATTGCGGCCCTGGCCCTGCTGGGGGTTGCGCTGGGCATGCAGAACGTAGGCATTGAAACGGGTGATTTCCCGATTGAACTTCTTCAGCAGGACATTTCGGGTCCGATGCTCCTGGCCGCTTTCGTCGCGATGTTTATTCCGGGACTGGCCCTGGGCGTCCTGGGCGCTACGCTGGTGTCGCGGCGGGCTTTCTTCTCCCGGAACATCGGCCTGGGCATGCTCGCCCTCTGGTTCCTGAGCGTGCTGGGTCTGGCTATCGCCATTCCGCCGCTGGTGGCCGACTTCCGCCGGACGGGTGTTGTCGAACAGAAAAGCCCGCTGGCCATTGCGACCGTCCCCACTTTTATACTGAACGATATGGATGGCGGAACGTCGTTCCGGCCTTCGATCGAACTGGAAGGCTACGACGGAACGGTGATGCAGGTTGTCAAGCGGCTGCGTTCGCAGGGTCCTTCGCGGCAGCAGGCGCAGCAGTACGCCAGCCTGGCGATTTACAACTTCTCGGTGCAGGATTCGACGGTGCGTTTTGATTCGGAATATGAACTGAAGCCCGGCTCAAAATTCCGGGGACAGGATGTGGACGTTACGGTGCTGATTCCCTACGAAAAGCCGTTCCGGATGGATGAGGAATTTGCCCGCTTTATCCGCAACGAATTCGGCCAGCGCGAAATCGAACGCATGAAAACCAGCCTCTGGAAATTTACCAAAGCCGACGGGCTCGTCAATGTAGGCGGGGCGCGTGACCTCGACCGCTACGAAAACGACGATGACTTCGATACCGACGATGCCGTCAGCCAGGCCCTGCGGGATGAATTTGGAAGCGATTTTGACCAGCGGGGCGAATTCAGCCGCCAGTTCAACGTCGGTAATTTTGATAAAATGAATATCGGTGGAGCTTTTGTGGTCCGGGTTCGCCGGGGCGACACCATCAAAGTTGTGGCCGATGGCCGCGAGGAAGACCTCGACGACCTGCGCATCGAAGCTAACGGCGGCGAGCTGTCGGTAGAGTTTCGCGACAACAGCCTCTTCCGGTTGAAAGACCGCAAACGCATCGGCCTGACGATCACCATGCCGACCATCCGGGAGGCCGAGTTTTCGGGAGCTACGCAGGTGAGTGTGGCCGGCTTCGAAAACGTGGAAACCCTGGATCTGGGCCTGAGCGGGGCCAGCAAGGCGCAGGTAGACATGAAAGTACGGACGCTGAAGCTGGAAGTGAACGGTGCCTCCAAGGCGTTTCTGCGCGGACGGATGGAAAATCTGGACGCCGACCTGTCGGGAGCCAGTGAACTCGACGCCACGGAAGCGCAGGTCGGTAAGGCCGACGTCGAAGCGTCCGGGGCCAGCAGCGCCGATTTCGGTCAGGTACGCGACCTAAACAGCCGCACCAGCGGGGCCAGCCAGGTTCACGGACAGGAAGCCAGCCAGCCGATGCCGCAGTAA
- a CDS encoding head GIN domain-containing protein, with the protein MRHRIPFRHLAVLCLVFLTATLTVSAQDGTRTFNFSNFDRLDMGSAFVINVSQGSSYKISATGRQKDLDDLEAAVVGNKTLRIRYKSSDWRNNRRERVTFTITMPSLSGVSFGGASKSTVAGFRNQKVFDIDISGASSSTIDVDATDVHIDVSGASSVTLAGKARTLKGDVSGATSLKAYDLKLESAAVEASGASNAQLFVTSRLQADASGASSIRYKGSPSVQSNTSGASSVRTVN; encoded by the coding sequence ATGCGTCATCGTATCCCTTTTCGTCACCTTGCTGTCCTGTGTCTCGTGTTTCTGACCGCGACGCTGACCGTTTCTGCCCAGGACGGCACCCGCACGTTCAACTTCTCGAATTTTGACCGGCTGGACATGGGCAGCGCCTTCGTCATCAACGTTTCGCAGGGAAGCAGCTACAAAATCAGCGCCACCGGCCGTCAGAAAGACCTCGACGATCTGGAGGCCGCCGTGGTCGGCAACAAAACACTGCGCATTCGCTACAAAAGCAGCGACTGGCGAAACAACCGCCGCGAACGGGTCACGTTCACGATTACGATGCCGAGCCTGAGCGGGGTCAGCTTCGGCGGGGCGTCCAAATCGACCGTAGCGGGCTTCCGCAACCAGAAAGTGTTTGATATCGACATTTCGGGAGCTTCGTCGTCGACCATCGACGTAGACGCCACGGACGTGCATATCGACGTTTCGGGCGCTTCCAGCGTCACGCTCGCCGGCAAAGCCCGGACGCTGAAGGGCGACGTTTCGGGCGCTACCAGCCTGAAAGCGTACGATCTGAAGCTCGAAAGCGCTGCGGTAGAAGCCTCCGGAGCCAGCAACGCCCAGTTGTTTGTCACGAGCCGCCTCCAGGCCGACGCCAGCGGCGCCAGCAGCATCCGCTACAAAGGTTCGCCTTCCGTGCAGTCGAATACGTCGGGAGCCAGCTCCGTGCGGACGGTGAACTAA
- a CDS encoding acyl-CoA thioesterase: MPQPKYARESLTTMTEMVLPNDTNTLNNLMGGRLLHWMDIAAAIAAQKHSNRIVVTASVDNVSFAEPIKLGNIVTMQARVTRAFNSSMEVFIEVWAEDIPAGHRVSTNRAFYTFVAVDQSGRPIEVPPVIAETEDEKALYESALRRRQLRLVLANRLKPQEATELRKLLEIE, encoded by the coding sequence ATGCCACAACCCAAATACGCCCGCGAGTCGCTGACCACGATGACCGAGATGGTTCTGCCGAACGATACCAACACGCTCAACAACCTGATGGGAGGCCGTCTGCTGCACTGGATGGACATTGCCGCCGCCATCGCCGCGCAGAAGCACTCCAACCGCATCGTGGTGACGGCCTCCGTCGATAACGTATCTTTTGCCGAACCGATCAAACTGGGCAATATCGTGACCATGCAGGCCAGAGTTACGCGCGCCTTCAACTCGTCGATGGAAGTGTTCATCGAGGTTTGGGCCGAAGACATCCCGGCGGGCCACCGCGTCAGCACCAACCGGGCGTTTTACACCTTCGTCGCCGTGGACCAGAGCGGCCGACCCATCGAAGTTCCGCCGGTTATTGCCGAAACAGAGGATGAAAAAGCCCTCTACGAAAGCGCCCTCCGCCGCCGCCAGCTCCGCCTCGTCCTCGCCAACCGCCTGAAACCTCAGGAAGCGACAGAACTGCGGAAACTCCTGGAGATAGAATAG
- a CDS encoding putative quinol monooxygenase: MLIRIVRMTFEEGSVDAFLTIFEASKHKIRSFPGCQHLELLRDLDQPNVYLTYSYWESAEALEAYRHSELFRTTWAATKVLFGGKPVAYSVERVEF, encoded by the coding sequence ATGTTGATTCGTATTGTCCGAATGACGTTTGAGGAAGGCAGCGTGGACGCCTTTCTAACCATCTTCGAGGCGTCAAAGCATAAAATCCGCAGCTTCCCCGGCTGTCAGCATCTCGAACTCCTCCGCGACCTCGACCAGCCCAACGTCTACCTGACCTACAGCTACTGGGAAAGCGCCGAAGCCCTCGAAGCCTACCGCCACTCGGAACTGTTCCGCACGACCTGGGCCGCGACAAAGGTGTTGTTCGGCGGTAAGCCGGTAGCGTATTCGGTGGAGAGGGTGGAGTTTTAA
- a CDS encoding aldo/keto reductase — protein sequence MNYRQFGRTGWQVSEIGYGMWGLAGWTGSEREQVEHALERSVELGCNFFDTAWAYGDGLSEQILNGLIQRHAGKRLYAATKIPPKNRIWPSRRGFSIDDVFPADYIVEYTERSLKNLGIETIDLQQFHVWEDEWADRDEWKEAIQKLTQDGKVRAWGVSVNRWEPDNCLQTLRTGLIDAVQVIYNIFDQNPEDSLFPLCRELNIGVIARVPFDEGTLTGTFTKETTFPASDWRSTYFVPENLNASVDHADALRPLLRDGMTMPEMALRFILSNPDVATTIPGMRQIRNVEANMATSDGSGLPTELLTELKKHRWDRTPTEWSQ from the coding sequence ATGAATTATCGTCAATTCGGCCGCACCGGCTGGCAGGTCAGCGAAATCGGGTACGGCATGTGGGGACTGGCGGGCTGGACCGGCTCCGAACGTGAACAGGTCGAACACGCCCTCGAACGCTCCGTCGAACTGGGTTGCAACTTTTTCGACACCGCCTGGGCGTACGGCGACGGTCTGAGCGAGCAGATCCTCAACGGGCTCATCCAGCGCCATGCGGGCAAACGCCTGTACGCCGCCACCAAGATTCCGCCCAAAAACCGCATCTGGCCCTCCCGCCGCGGCTTCAGCATCGACGACGTGTTCCCCGCGGATTACATCGTGGAATACACCGAGAGGAGCCTCAAAAACCTGGGCATCGAAACCATCGACCTCCAGCAGTTTCACGTCTGGGAAGACGAATGGGCCGATCGGGACGAGTGGAAAGAAGCCATCCAGAAGCTGACGCAGGACGGGAAAGTCCGGGCCTGGGGTGTGTCCGTCAACCGCTGGGAGCCGGACAATTGCCTCCAAACGCTCCGGACCGGCCTGATCGACGCCGTGCAGGTGATTTACAACATCTTCGACCAGAACCCGGAAGACAGCCTCTTTCCGCTCTGCCGCGAGCTGAACATCGGCGTCATCGCCCGGGTGCCGTTCGACGAAGGGACGCTGACGGGCACGTTCACGAAAGAAACCACCTTTCCGGCCAGCGACTGGCGCTCTACGTATTTCGTGCCCGAGAACCTGAACGCCAGCGTCGACCATGCCGACGCCCTGCGACCGCTGCTGCGCGACGGCATGACAATGCCCGAAATGGCCCTCCGCTTCATTCTGAGCAATCCGGACGTGGCAACGACCATCCCCGGCATGCGCCAGATTCGCAACGTGGAAGCCAACATGGCGACCAGCGACGGCAGCGGCCTGCCGACAGAACTGCTCACTGAACTGAAAAAACACCGCTGGGACCGTACCCCGACGGAATGGAGCCAGTAG
- a CDS encoding chromate transporter produces the protein METLDEGLVAQRPKTVYSLRQLTAYFLKLGAIGFGGPPALVSAMHRDLVVSRQWIEENDYREGLALAQLAPGPLAAQLAIYIGYVHYRIVGATLVGLAFVLPSFLMVLAIGWAYVQFGGLPWMQALFYGVGAAVIGIIANGTYKLTTKTVGNDGLSISLFVLSALATAITESELLWLVLLSGLVYWLVKAPPLWLRSGNVVAPFLLQAVTLPQDSILWKLALFFFKAGAFVFGSGLAIVPFLYGGVVKEYGWLNEQQFLDAVAVAMITPGPVVITVAFIGYLVAGLPGACVAALATFLPCYLLTILPAPYFKTYGRRPGIKAMVDGITIAAVGAIAGAVVVLGKRQLTDLPSVLLAVGTLLILLRVRKVSEWQLIAAAALIGLVLKFWL, from the coding sequence ATGGAAACGTTAGACGAGGGTTTGGTAGCGCAGCGCCCGAAAACCGTTTACAGCCTCCGTCAACTGACGGCTTACTTTCTGAAACTGGGTGCCATCGGCTTTGGCGGCCCGCCCGCGCTGGTCAGCGCCATGCACCGGGACCTGGTGGTCAGCCGCCAATGGATTGAGGAAAACGATTACCGCGAAGGGCTGGCGCTGGCGCAGCTGGCACCCGGACCACTGGCCGCGCAACTGGCCATTTACATCGGCTACGTCCATTACCGAATCGTCGGGGCTACGCTGGTGGGGCTGGCGTTTGTGCTGCCGTCGTTTCTGATGGTGCTGGCGATTGGCTGGGCGTATGTGCAGTTTGGCGGCCTGCCGTGGATGCAGGCGCTGTTCTACGGCGTGGGTGCGGCCGTGATCGGCATCATCGCCAACGGAACGTACAAGCTCACCACCAAAACCGTGGGAAACGATGGTCTGAGCATAAGCCTGTTTGTTCTTTCCGCCCTCGCCACGGCCATCACCGAGTCGGAACTTCTGTGGCTGGTGCTGCTTTCCGGCCTTGTTTACTGGCTGGTCAAGGCGCCACCGCTGTGGCTGCGGTCGGGGAATGTCGTGGCTCCCTTTCTGTTGCAGGCCGTGACGCTGCCGCAGGATTCGATTCTGTGGAAACTGGCTCTTTTCTTTTTCAAGGCCGGGGCGTTTGTCTTTGGCAGCGGTCTCGCCATTGTGCCTTTTCTGTACGGAGGCGTCGTGAAAGAATACGGCTGGCTGAACGAGCAGCAGTTTCTGGACGCTGTGGCGGTGGCCATGATCACGCCCGGCCCGGTGGTCATTACCGTGGCTTTCATCGGCTATCTGGTGGCGGGTTTGCCCGGAGCGTGCGTAGCGGCGCTGGCCACGTTTCTGCCCTGTTACCTGCTGACCATCCTGCCTGCACCTTATTTCAAAACGTACGGTCGGCGGCCGGGAATCAAGGCGATGGTGGACGGGATCACGATTGCCGCCGTCGGGGCCATTGCCGGGGCGGTGGTCGTGCTGGGCAAACGCCAGCTGACGGACCTGCCGTCAGTGCTGCTGGCCGTCGGAACGCTGCTGATTCTGTTACGGGTCAGGAAGGTATCCGAATGGCAACTCATCGCCGCCGCCGCACTCATCGGCCTGGTACTGAAGTTTTGGCTTTAA
- a CDS encoding DUF2490 domain-containing protein yields the protein MYKKYFVPVLFLLISFPVFAQNVVKEITPQRQLWLAFFNQTRLSDRWGLWLDLHARTIGDDFANRWNTQIFRPGVTYFLSDQVRLTAGYAYVRHYPATSDGDVRPEHRPWQQLAWSGRLGRFYLNQWIRAEQRYNRRTSNGQLQDGYTFNHRFRYMFFLQIPLTKPQMQPGVPNFVFQNELHLNAGKQITYNYFDQNRFFVGFSYPFSKSLTLQAGYMNLFQQLPAGNRFANNHVARLFLFQTLDFRQ from the coding sequence ATGTACAAGAAGTACTTTGTTCCTGTCCTTTTTCTCCTGATTTCCTTCCCGGTTTTTGCGCAGAATGTAGTGAAGGAAATCACTCCTCAGCGGCAGTTGTGGCTGGCGTTTTTCAACCAGACGCGTCTCAGCGATCGCTGGGGTCTGTGGCTCGACCTGCACGCCCGGACCATCGGCGACGACTTTGCCAACCGCTGGAATACGCAGATTTTTCGCCCCGGCGTAACCTATTTTTTAAGCGATCAGGTCCGGCTGACGGCCGGTTATGCCTACGTCCGGCACTACCCGGCCACCTCGGATGGCGACGTTCGCCCCGAACACCGACCCTGGCAGCAACTGGCGTGGAGCGGTCGGCTGGGTCGTTTTTATCTGAATCAGTGGATTCGGGCCGAGCAGCGTTACAACCGCAGAACCAGCAACGGCCAGTTGCAGGACGGGTACACGTTCAATCACCGCTTTCGGTACATGTTTTTTCTGCAAATCCCGCTGACAAAGCCCCAGATGCAGCCGGGCGTCCCGAATTTTGTCTTTCAGAATGAATTACACCTCAACGCCGGGAAACAGATTACCTACAATTACTTTGACCAGAACCGCTTTTTTGTGGGCTTCTCGTATCCTTTTTCCAAAAGTCTGACCCTGCAGGCGGGCTACATGAACCTGTTCCAGCAGCTTCCGGCGGGTAACCGGTTTGCCAATAATCACGTGGCCCGTTTGTTTCTTTTTCAGACGCTTGACTTTCGGCAATAA
- a CDS encoding DUF2490 domain-containing protein, giving the protein MRNAFLLFTIGLSSLTLRAQTAPKTLRYQQQTWLMYQLQLRFSPHWGGILESHLRRSGHFVDFAGTQINRVGLSYFPNAAARLSANYAYVVNRNAFNVGPARPEHRTWAEIGFSQPFPRLVLNQRFRAEQRFVHRSDGNKLTEGYRFNHRLRYQLGIQWPMRQPAPGRLTPNLVVQNEILVNAGKEIVYNYFDQNQFFIGISCPVGRGFTLQTGYLNLFQQQSAGNAFVDFHILRFTVFQTLDLQRRLPKTNKVAMATLSDLTE; this is encoded by the coding sequence ATGCGTAACGCCTTTCTACTTTTTACCATCGGTTTAAGCTCTTTGACTTTGCGGGCCCAGACCGCTCCCAAGACCCTTCGCTACCAGCAGCAGACGTGGCTGATGTACCAGCTTCAGCTTCGCTTTTCACCCCATTGGGGCGGAATTCTGGAGTCGCATCTGCGGCGCAGCGGACATTTCGTGGATTTTGCCGGGACGCAGATCAACCGGGTTGGCCTTAGTTACTTTCCCAACGCTGCCGCCCGCCTATCGGCCAACTACGCCTATGTAGTCAACCGGAATGCCTTCAACGTGGGGCCCGCGCGGCCCGAACACCGGACCTGGGCAGAAATCGGCTTTAGTCAGCCTTTTCCTAGGCTGGTCCTCAACCAGCGTTTCCGGGCCGAACAGCGCTTTGTCCACCGCAGTGACGGTAACAAATTAACGGAGGGTTACCGCTTCAATCACCGGCTTCGATACCAGCTGGGCATTCAGTGGCCGATGCGCCAGCCCGCACCCGGTCGCCTGACGCCGAATCTGGTGGTGCAGAACGAAATTCTGGTCAATGCCGGGAAGGAGATTGTCTACAATTATTTCGACCAGAATCAGTTTTTCATCGGCATTTCCTGTCCGGTTGGGCGCGGCTTCACGCTCCAAACCGGCTACCTGAACTTGTTTCAGCAGCAAAGTGCGGGAAATGCGTTCGTAGACTTTCACATTCTGCGTTTCACGGTCTTTCAGACTCTTGACCTGCAACGGCGGCTCCCAAAAACAAATAAGGTCGCCATGGCGACCTTATCCGACCTTACTGAATAA
- the gldD gene encoding gliding motility lipoprotein GldD, which translates to MKLFRFLLPVLAAVALAACGGADTENYTPKPKGYNRLDLPAHTYQSLTETHPYTFEYSRHARVLPDSFRGAQPHWIFIYYPEFKANVQLTYHPVLNSPKRLEGMIGDAYKLAAKHNEKAYAFKEQMVEMPNGLRANLIAISGEVPSQLQFYTTDTTRHFLRGALYFNTATQNDSLAPVIEYVRKDVMHMLNTLRWR; encoded by the coding sequence ATGAAGTTATTCCGCTTTCTGTTACCCGTACTGGCCGCGGTGGCGTTGGCTGCCTGCGGGGGGGCCGATACCGAAAATTATACGCCGAAACCCAAAGGCTATAACCGCCTTGATCTGCCGGCGCACACCTACCAGTCTCTGACCGAAACGCATCCGTACACGTTTGAATACTCCCGGCACGCCCGCGTCCTGCCCGATTCGTTCCGCGGAGCCCAGCCGCACTGGATTTTCATTTATTATCCGGAGTTCAAAGCGAACGTTCAGCTGACCTACCACCCGGTGCTGAACAGCCCCAAACGGCTGGAAGGCATGATCGGCGATGCCTACAAACTGGCGGCCAAGCACAACGAGAAAGCGTATGCGTTCAAGGAGCAGATGGTCGAAATGCCGAACGGACTGCGGGCCAACCTCATCGCCATTTCGGGCGAGGTGCCCAGCCAGTTGCAGTTCTACACCACCGACACGACCCGGCATTTTCTGCGCGGGGCTCTGTACTTCAACACGGCCACCCAGAACGACTCGCTGGCCCCCGTCATTGAGTACGTCCGCAAGGATGTGATGCACATGCTCAACACCCTCCGCTGGCGCTAA
- a CDS encoding TIGR00266 family protein — MRSHEIDYKIIGEDIQVVEIELDPNETVIAEAGAMLFMEDGIQFETKMGDGSATSGGFMGKIFQAGSRLLTGESLFMTHFTNRGYGKRKVAFAAPYPGTVMPIDLSKVYGNQLIVQKDAFLCAALGTQMNIHFNQRIGAGLFGGEGFILQRLQGDGLAFIHAGGVVIERQLNNETLRVDTGCVVGFEPNISFDIQRSGGLKSMIFGGEGLFLATLRGTGKVWIQSMPISKLVDRLSIGGGQANKEGGSILGGLGSMFED, encoded by the coding sequence ATGCGTTCCCACGAAATTGACTACAAAATCATCGGCGAAGACATCCAGGTCGTCGAGATTGAACTTGACCCGAACGAAACCGTCATTGCTGAGGCCGGCGCCATGCTGTTCATGGAAGACGGCATCCAGTTTGAAACCAAGATGGGCGACGGCTCTGCGACGAGCGGCGGTTTCATGGGGAAGATTTTTCAGGCCGGTTCGCGGCTGCTGACGGGCGAGTCGCTCTTCATGACCCACTTCACCAACCGCGGCTACGGCAAGCGGAAGGTGGCCTTTGCGGCTCCCTACCCCGGAACGGTGATGCCCATCGACCTGAGCAAGGTGTACGGAAATCAGCTCATTGTGCAGAAAGACGCTTTCCTCTGCGCCGCCCTGGGAACGCAGATGAACATTCACTTCAACCAACGGATCGGGGCGGGTCTGTTCGGCGGAGAGGGCTTCATTCTGCAGCGGCTGCAGGGCGACGGTCTGGCGTTCATTCATGCCGGTGGCGTAGTCATCGAGCGGCAACTGAACAACGAAACCCTGCGGGTAGATACGGGCTGCGTGGTCGGGTTTGAACCCAACATCAGCTTCGACATCCAGCGCTCCGGCGGGCTGAAATCGATGATCTTTGGCGGCGAAGGCCTGTTCTTGGCAACCCTGCGCGGCACGGGCAAGGTCTGGATCCAGTCGATGCCGATCTCCAAACTGGTCGACCGGCTATCCATCGGCGGCGGGCAGGCCAACAAAGAAGGCGGCTCCATCCTCGGCGGGCTGGGGAGTATGTTTGAGGATTGA
- the gltX gene encoding glutamate--tRNA ligase, with product MSQEIRVRFAPSPTGPLHIGGVRTALYNYLFARKHGGKMLLRIEDTDQNRFVPGAEEYILEALRWVGIEIDEGVGVGGPHAPYRQSERKDIYRKEAERLVAEDKAYYAFDTAEELEAMRKRMEAANAPAAQYNSITRLQMTNSLTLSAEEVARRIEAGDPYVIRLKVPRKEDIRLNDLIRGWVVVHSSQIDDKVLLKSDGMPTYHLANIVDDHLMGITHVIRGEEWLPSAPLHVLLYRYLGWESTMPQFAHLPLLLKPDGNGKLSKRDADLGGFPVFPLQWTDPFNGQVARGFREDGYLKEALVNFLAFLGWNPGTEQELFSMDELIQAFSLEHIHKAGARFDIQKAKWFNHEYLRRLPEAELAATIQQQAEADGLECSLEKAEKIAGLMKERVSFAHEIYPQSAMFFRTPESYDETVRAAKWNDDARKAAQVVRDAFAGLDTFTAETAKTAIAESLAAAGIKQGKVMQALRLALSGVGAGPDLMITLEIIGRDEAVARLDKALTQL from the coding sequence ATGTCTCAGGAAATTCGTGTCCGTTTTGCGCCCAGCCCGACGGGTCCGCTGCATATTGGCGGCGTTCGGACAGCCCTTTATAATTATCTTTTCGCCCGCAAACATGGCGGCAAAATGCTGCTGCGGATTGAAGATACCGACCAGAACCGGTTTGTGCCGGGAGCGGAAGAGTACATCCTCGAAGCTCTGCGCTGGGTAGGGATCGAAATCGACGAAGGCGTCGGCGTCGGAGGCCCGCACGCGCCTTACCGCCAGTCCGAACGGAAGGACATTTACCGCAAAGAAGCCGAGCGTCTGGTCGCCGAAGACAAGGCGTATTACGCCTTCGACACGGCCGAAGAACTGGAGGCCATGCGCAAACGGATGGAAGCGGCCAACGCCCCGGCGGCCCAGTACAACTCCATCACGCGTCTGCAGATGACCAACTCGCTCACGCTGTCGGCCGAGGAAGTGGCGCGGCGCATCGAAGCCGGCGACCCGTACGTCATCCGCCTGAAAGTGCCCCGTAAGGAGGACATTCGCCTGAACGACCTCATCCGCGGCTGGGTCGTGGTGCATTCTTCCCAGATCGACGATAAGGTGCTGCTGAAGTCGGACGGCATGCCGACCTACCACCTGGCCAACATCGTGGACGACCATCTGATGGGCATCACGCACGTCATCCGGGGGGAAGAGTGGCTTCCGTCGGCGCCGCTGCACGTGCTGCTGTACCGCTACCTCGGCTGGGAAAGCACCATGCCGCAGTTTGCGCACCTGCCGCTGCTGCTCAAACCCGACGGCAACGGCAAGCTCAGCAAGCGCGATGCCGACCTGGGCGGTTTCCCGGTATTCCCGCTGCAGTGGACCGACCCGTTCAACGGGCAGGTGGCGCGCGGTTTCCGCGAAGACGGCTACCTGAAAGAGGCGCTGGTCAACTTCCTGGCGTTTCTGGGCTGGAATCCGGGCACGGAGCAGGAACTGTTTTCGATGGACGAACTGATTCAGGCTTTCAGTCTGGAGCACATCCACAAAGCCGGGGCGCGGTTCGATATTCAGAAAGCGAAATGGTTCAACCACGAATACCTGCGCCGACTTCCGGAAGCGGAACTGGCCGCTACGATCCAGCAGCAGGCCGAAGCCGACGGACTGGAGTGTTCCCTGGAAAAAGCCGAAAAAATCGCCGGGCTGATGAAGGAGCGGGTTTCGTTCGCGCACGAAATTTACCCGCAGTCGGCGATGTTCTTCCGGACGCCCGAGAGCTACGACGAAACGGTGCGGGCGGCGAAGTGGAACGACGATGCCCGAAAAGCCGCGCAGGTGGTGCGGGACGCGTTTGCCGGACTGGATACGTTTACGGCCGAAACCGCAAAAACGGCCATTGCGGAGTCGCTGGCCGCCGCGGGCATCAAGCAGGGCAAGGTGATGCAGGCCCTGCGCCTGGCCCTGTCGGGCGTGGGAGCCGGTCCGGATCTGATGATTACGCTGGAGATCATCGGCCGGGACGAAGCCGTAGCCCGCCTCGACAAAGCGCTGACACAACTTTAA